The proteins below come from a single Desulfovibrio litoralis DSM 11393 genomic window:
- a CDS encoding ABC transporter permease, with translation MNQFLSLNRIYAVLAKEFTQLKRERTTYAMILLLPVIQILVFGYAINNDPHHLPTAVLSKDYSSVAKSIVTAFENTKYFKIDHVVTSELELNALLKQGKVQFAITIPEDFTYNFVNRKKAQVLLEADAADPTTIASAISAANGLAQEALTQERAKLGFPPQKNDFEVIVHKLYNPENITTFNIIPGLLSVILTMTLVMQTALAVTREIERGTMESLLSTPATSVEIMIGKLSPYVLVGFAQTIVALSIARLLFNLPLPNSSGAWLAFSIGVVLFILGNLAIGYLVSTLAKSQLQAMQMSLFYMLPSMFLTGFAFPFYGMPFWAQKIGSFIPGTHFLRIIRGALLKNQQLSDMTPSLLALSIIVITVCSFAVLRSRKTLD, from the coding sequence ATGAACCAATTTTTATCATTAAACCGTATTTACGCTGTTTTAGCTAAAGAATTCACACAACTAAAAAGAGAACGCACCACTTATGCAATGATTTTACTCTTGCCAGTTATTCAAATTTTAGTTTTTGGTTATGCTATAAATAACGACCCACACCACCTACCGACGGCTGTATTATCTAAAGATTATAGTTCAGTCGCAAAATCTATTGTTACTGCCTTTGAAAACACAAAATACTTTAAAATAGATCATGTTGTTACATCTGAGCTTGAACTAAACGCCTTGTTAAAACAAGGTAAAGTACAATTTGCAATCACTATTCCCGAAGATTTCACCTATAATTTTGTTAACAGAAAAAAAGCCCAAGTTCTCTTAGAAGCTGATGCTGCCGACCCTACAACTATCGCTTCGGCAATTTCGGCTGCCAACGGTTTAGCTCAAGAAGCCTTAACCCAAGAACGAGCCAAGCTTGGTTTTCCCCCACAAAAAAATGACTTTGAAGTTATTGTACATAAACTTTATAACCCTGAAAATATTACAACTTTTAATATAATTCCCGGTTTGTTGAGTGTAATTTTAACTATGACTTTAGTAATGCAAACCGCCCTCGCCGTAACTAGAGAAATAGAACGTGGAACAATGGAAAGCCTTTTATCTACTCCCGCTACTTCTGTTGAAATCATGATTGGTAAACTAAGCCCCTATGTTTTAGTTGGCTTTGCTCAAACTATTGTCGCTTTAAGTATTGCCAGACTTTTATTTAACTTGCCCTTGCCAAACAGCTCTGGAGCTTGGCTAGCGTTTAGTATAGGAGTTGTTCTGTTTATTTTGGGCAATCTTGCGATAGGTTACCTTGTCTCAACTCTTGCCAAAAGCCAACTTCAAGCCATGCAAATGTCTTTGTTTTATATGTTGCCGTCCATGTTTTTAACAGGGTTTGCCTTTCCATTTTACGGAATGCCTTTTTGGGCTCAAAAAATAGGCTCATTTATTCCGGGTACACATTTTTTAAGAATAATACGCGGAGCATTATTGAAAAACCAACAATTAAGCGATATGACTCCTAGTCTCTTAGCATTATCAATTATCGTAATAACAGTGTGTAGTTTTGCTGTGTTACGTTCTCGCAAAACCTTAGATTAA
- a CDS encoding ABC transporter ATP-binding protein, with amino-acid sequence MNTNSKPNPSPLPTKQNAEQNPENTNYAINVHNLNKSFGTKHVVQNVSIEVKKGHITGFLGPNGSGKTTTLRLLCGLLTADSGEGKVLGLNFRKDREQIKRQTGYMTQKFSLYDDLSIEENLVFMARIHELPNYKDKVNITLNRLKLYDRRKQLAGTLSGGWKQRLALATATLHNPKLLLLDEPTAGVDPKARRDFWDEIHDLATGGLTVLVSTHYMDEAERCHDIGYILNGSLIARGSSEEIIKQSKLITFEAECEGSGETIKTLQQQDGVISASAFGKRLHISGLDRDKLLKAISNSHTDKNRWSEVESSLEDVFIYFMTDKKDHRYSE; translated from the coding sequence ATGAATACAAACTCAAAACCAAACCCCAGTCCTCTTCCAACTAAACAAAATGCTGAACAAAATCCTGAAAACACAAATTATGCCATTAATGTTCATAACTTGAATAAATCTTTTGGAACAAAACACGTTGTGCAAAACGTTTCAATCGAAGTAAAAAAAGGACACATTACAGGTTTTTTAGGACCAAACGGTTCAGGAAAAACAACAACTTTACGCCTACTTTGTGGATTATTAACAGCAGATAGCGGAGAAGGTAAGGTTTTAGGTTTAAACTTTAGAAAAGATAGAGAACAAATTAAACGCCAAACAGGCTATATGACTCAAAAATTTTCATTGTATGATGATTTGAGTATAGAAGAAAATTTAGTTTTTATGGCACGCATTCACGAACTGCCAAACTATAAAGACAAAGTAAACATCACGCTAAACAGACTCAAGTTATATGATAGACGAAAACAACTTGCCGGAACTTTATCCGGAGGTTGGAAACAACGCTTGGCTCTTGCAACTGCAACCCTCCACAACCCTAAATTGCTTTTATTGGACGAACCCACAGCGGGCGTTGACCCAAAAGCCAGAAGAGATTTTTGGGACGAAATTCATGATTTGGCAACAGGTGGATTAACCGTTTTGGTCTCTACCCATTATATGGACGAAGCCGAACGTTGTCATGATATAGGTTATATTTTAAACGGTTCACTGATTGCAAGAGGTAGCAGTGAGGAAATTATCAAACAATCAAAGCTGATTACTTTTGAAGCTGAGTGCGAGGGTAGCGGCGAAACAATCAAAACCCTTCAACAACAAGACGGAGTCATCAGTGCTTCGGCTTTTGGCAAAAGACTTCATATTAGCGGACTAGATCGAGATAAATTACTTAAAGCAATCAGCAATAGCCATACTGACAAAAACAGATGGTCTGAAGTAGAAAGCTCTCTGGAAGATGTTTTTATTTACTTTATGACAGACAAAAAGGATCATCGGTACTCAGAATGA
- a CDS encoding HlyD family secretion protein, which translates to MNKKILFVPIILIILGIYFYRTTQNQIPNALTGYISVETIYMAAPVSGELKSLYVKKGEPVKLGQKLFSLDETTNSAQIQQVEASISQHQAQIELEKAMLARSKDNLAIALAESERTEQDFQRYKNILAKNKGAVSEINIDHARIAAKSAKIEYNVVAKNVEAATANIKIAESQKNNALAEKDILLRHKAELSPVSPVQGTIEDVFIQQGEWGVANQAVLSIIPNDNIKLRFYVGAKDLPKYQTGTVIHFNIIGSDKTRSATINYIAPKPEFTPPVIYSLNTSEKLVFCIEAKPDDIKDLSSGQPIEIALSK; encoded by the coding sequence ATGAATAAAAAAATACTTTTTGTTCCGATTATTCTTATTATTCTCGGCATATACTTTTATAGAACAACTCAGAATCAAATTCCCAACGCTCTCACGGGATATATTTCAGTCGAAACCATCTATATGGCGGCTCCTGTTTCCGGAGAGTTAAAATCTCTATACGTCAAAAAAGGAGAACCCGTTAAACTCGGGCAAAAACTTTTTTCCCTAGACGAAACCACCAACTCGGCACAAATTCAACAAGTTGAGGCAAGTATCAGCCAACATCAAGCACAAATCGAGTTGGAAAAAGCTATGTTGGCACGTTCAAAAGACAATTTGGCGATTGCCTTGGCGGAATCTGAACGCACGGAACAAGATTTTCAGCGTTATAAAAATATTTTGGCAAAAAATAAAGGTGCGGTTTCTGAAATTAACATAGATCACGCGCGCATCGCCGCAAAAAGTGCAAAGATAGAATACAATGTTGTGGCAAAAAACGTTGAAGCCGCTACTGCCAATATAAAAATTGCAGAAAGCCAAAAAAATAACGCACTCGCAGAAAAAGACATACTTCTTCGCCATAAAGCGGAGTTAAGCCCGGTCTCCCCCGTTCAAGGCACGATTGAAGATGTTTTTATTCAACAAGGAGAATGGGGCGTTGCCAATCAAGCTGTTTTAAGCATTATACCAAATGATAATATAAAACTGCGTTTTTATGTGGGAGCAAAAGACTTACCCAAATATCAAACAGGTACGGTGATTCATTTCAATATTATCGGCTCAGACAAAACTCGCTCGGCAACAATAAATTATATCGCCCCAAAACCAGAATTTACGCCACCCGTTATCTACAGCCTCAATACCAGTGAAAAATTAGTATTTTGTATAGAAGCAAAACCTGATGACATAAAAGATTTAAGCTCAGGTCAACCGATTGAAATTGCACTCTCAAAATAA